One stretch of Desulfovibrio inopinatus DSM 10711 DNA includes these proteins:
- a CDS encoding DUF1566 domain-containing protein: protein MLATKKVRLLFIALILCLVPCRNVMADGNSEIISILSIALSDSVVSPSVPVPDTGASVCYGEIGEIVCPDPGAPFYGQDAQYISNPLSYIDNGDGTVTDTVTGLMWMQSDDGNLYNWDNAVAYCSQLVLAGYTDWHLPNRRELFQLVDFGRESPAIDPVFSAQPNWHWTSTSYAGDSNCAWYLNFNNGYLFNGEPVCIEKSVSLYVRCVRSGQ, encoded by the coding sequence ATGTTGGCAACAAAAAAAGTACGTCTGCTTTTTATTGCTCTTATTTTGTGCCTTGTGCCATGCCGAAATGTTATGGCTGACGGCAATTCTGAAATCATATCAATTTTATCAATTGCGCTTAGTGACTCCGTTGTATCGCCTTCTGTTCCTGTTCCCGATACCGGTGCTTCAGTATGCTACGGTGAGATCGGAGAAATCGTTTGTCCAGACCCAGGTGCACCTTTTTATGGCCAAGATGCGCAGTATATTTCGAATCCTCTCTCCTATATCGATAATGGCGATGGCACTGTTACAGATACTGTTACCGGCTTGATGTGGATGCAATCGGATGACGGGAATCTGTATAATTGGGACAATGCCGTGGCATACTGCAGTCAGTTGGTATTGGCCGGTTACACGGATTGGCATTTACCAAATCGGCGAGAGTTGTTTCAGCTTGTTGATTTTGGACGAGAATCCCCCGCAATTGATCCTGTTTTTTCAGCTCAACCTAATTGGCATTGGACAAGTACTTCCTATGCAGGTGACTCCAACTGCGCGTGGTATCTGAATTTTAATAACGGCTATCTATTTAACGGGGAACCGGTTTGTATTGAGAAGTCTGTGTCGTTATATGTTCGTTGCGTTCGTTCCGGACAATGA
- a CDS encoding DUF1566 domain-containing protein, with amino-acid sequence MFCVLSSVLVLALPVRAEYLVQGETIVDTSTNLIWMQADGGVQLDWQGALAYCENLSLAGEDDWRLPNVKELESIVDWNRLDPSIDPVFSSPSSFFWSSTRSDRYHVWLLDFYYGYVCEGGIKGAYKTYVRCVRSDS; translated from the coding sequence ATGTTTTGTGTTCTTTCAAGTGTTTTGGTTCTGGCATTGCCTGTCCGAGCAGAATACTTGGTTCAAGGTGAAACGATTGTAGATACATCGACAAATTTGATATGGATGCAAGCAGACGGTGGGGTTCAGCTTGATTGGCAAGGTGCGTTGGCTTATTGTGAAAATTTGAGTCTGGCAGGGGAAGACGACTGGAGATTACCTAATGTCAAGGAGCTAGAATCAATAGTTGATTGGAATAGGCTGGATCCTTCGATTGATCCCGTCTTTTCAAGTCCGTCGTCCTTCTTTTGGTCAAGCACTCGCTCGGATAGGTATCATGTCTGGCTTCTAGATTTTTATTACGGCTACGTGTGTGAAGGAGGAATAAAGGGGGCATATAAGACTTATGTTCGTTGTGTTCGATCCGATTCATAA